One Lysinibacillus sp. OF-1 DNA segment encodes these proteins:
- a CDS encoding TIGR01777 family oxidoreductase has translation MKIVIAGGTGFVGSALIKLLQDNGHDVFVLTRHHSRLENGIHYVQWLQQHEQPLPFLEGADAFVNLAGVSLNDGRWTKKQKKAIYWSRMNATLELVKIMDLLTSKPKVLINASAVGIYPTSTEAVYHEDFMDYAHDFLGTTVHDWERHAKRAESLGIRVAFARFGVILGRNSGALPPMLLPYQMYIGGTIGSGEQWLSWVHIDDVVRAIYFAIINENIRGPFNVTAPNAMRMKEFGQTIAEVMGRRHWMPVPSFAMRLALGEQSSLVLEGQHVLPTILQQHHFTFKYPVLKQALEDLLKAQN, from the coding sequence ATGAAAATCGTTATTGCAGGTGGCACTGGCTTTGTCGGGAGTGCACTCATAAAGCTATTACAGGATAATGGACATGATGTTTTTGTCTTAACACGTCATCACTCAAGACTAGAAAATGGTATTCACTATGTACAATGGCTACAGCAGCACGAGCAGCCTTTGCCTTTTTTAGAGGGTGCTGATGCCTTTGTTAATTTAGCAGGTGTTTCATTAAATGATGGGCGCTGGACGAAAAAACAGAAGAAGGCTATTTATTGGAGCCGAATGAATGCAACACTTGAATTAGTGAAGATAATGGACTTGCTAACGTCAAAGCCTAAAGTTCTTATCAATGCTAGTGCCGTGGGGATTTATCCTACTTCTACAGAAGCTGTCTATCATGAGGATTTTATGGACTATGCCCATGATTTTTTGGGTACAACCGTCCATGATTGGGAACGACATGCGAAACGAGCAGAATCATTAGGGATTCGCGTGGCTTTTGCACGCTTTGGTGTCATCTTAGGCCGAAATAGCGGTGCTCTACCACCTATGCTATTGCCCTATCAAATGTATATAGGTGGAACAATTGGTTCTGGTGAACAATGGCTCTCTTGGGTACATATTGATGATGTAGTACGCGCAATTTATTTTGCGATTATAAATGAAAATATTCGTGGTCCATTTAATGTAACAGCTCCAAATGCTATGCGAATGAAAGAGTTCGGACAAACAATCGCAGAAGTCATGGGCAGACGCCATTGGATGCCTGTCCCAAGTTTTGCGATGCGTTTAGCTCTTGGTGAACAAAGTTCGCTTGTTTTAGAAGGACAACATGTGCTGCCCACTATTTTACAACAACATCATTTTACATTTAAATATCCTGTTTTAAAGCAAGCACTTGAAGATTTGCTAAAAGCTCAGAATTAG